A genomic segment from Triticum dicoccoides isolate Atlit2015 ecotype Zavitan chromosome 1A, WEW_v2.0, whole genome shotgun sequence encodes:
- the LOC119268212 gene encoding uncharacterized protein LOC119268212 yields the protein MAGATLAAARFPAAVALLRTCRSPVVAVPLAPSGLRHHRRSVAMAAGAAPSPIPASDPLPKGSDLFFRSVLSNMQKVYLSRNPTAEKILDLVHSYDGDHICFDHFAFRTFGVDGYGINSLAEFFTDFGYESREELRFPAKKLRALWFSPPNNDGYARAGIYGPLPRIFISELLVDELSAPSQEIIRKYIKTSANGNKYAVLASTFGELTWEKPTYSDFQVLSRESEYAGWTLVNGYALNHATVSTHRLESDIRSISKFNKFVEDNGFKLNTEGGILKVSPDGLLQQSSTVADSSLFTFADGITESIPRSYIEFAERLPLPQFRDLQDEEVKEHHRRDGFEVGNADKIFESTSKDQLTRRSA from the exons ATGGCCGGCGCGACCCTCGCCGCCGCGAGATTCCCCGCGGCCGTTGCGCTCCTCCGCACTTGCCGCTCCCCCGTGGTCGCCGTGCCGCTCGCCCCGTCCGgtctccgccaccaccgccgcagcGTCGCCATGGCCGCCGGCGCCGCGCCCTCACCCATTCCCGCCTCCGATCCGCTTCCCAAG GGTTCTGATCTATTTTTCCGGTCAGTTCTCTCAAACATGCAAAAAGTTTATTTGAGCAGGAATCCAACTGCCGAAAAGATTCTGGACCTTGTCCATTCTTACGATGGGGACCACATTTGTTTTGATCACTTTGCTTTCAGAACATTTGGG GTTGATGGTTATGGTATAAACTCACTTGCTGAATTTTTTACTGATTTTGGTTACGAGTCTCGTGAAGAACTACGGTTCCCAGCGAAAAAACTAAGAGCACTATGGTTCTCCCCTCCCAACAATGATGGATACGCCAGAGCTGGTATATATGGACCTTTGCCAAGGATATTCATTTCTGAACTTCTTGTAGATGAGCTGAGTGCTCCGAGCCAG GAAATTATACGGAAATACATCAAAACATCAGCTAATGGAAATAAATATGCTGTTCTTGCAAGTACATTTGGAGAACTGACATGGGAGAAGCCCACTTATTCTGATTTCCAGGTTTTATCTAG GGAAAGTGAATATGCTGGATGGACTCTTGTTAATGGCTATGCACTGAACCATGCCACAGTCTCCACTCATCGCTTAGAGTCAGATATTAGAAGTATTAGTAAATTCAACAAATTTGTGGAGGACAACGGGTTCAAGTTAAATACAGAAGGAGGAATTTTGAAAG TGAGTCCTGACGGTCTCCTCCAGCAAAGCTCAACTGTAGCTGATTCATCATTATTTACTTTTGCGGATGGAATCACTGAATCTATTCCACGTTCCTATATTGAATTTGCTGAACGGCTGCCACTTCCACAGTTCAGAGATTTGCAAGATGAAGAG GTCAAGGAACACCACAGGCGCGATGGTTTTGAGGTGGGCAATGCAGACAAGATATTTGAGAGCACTTCAAAGGATCAGCTTACCAGAAGATCTGCATAA